The Psychromonas sp. MME1 genome window below encodes:
- the thiS gene encoding sulfur carrier protein ThiS — translation MKIFVNEQPIEVAENCNINALLTLLEKPLNGSAVAVNQRVISRGSWSQFGLNEGDQISLFQAIAGG, via the coding sequence ATGAAAATATTTGTCAATGAGCAACCAATTGAAGTTGCTGAAAATTGTAATATCAATGCGTTATTAACATTATTAGAAAAACCGCTCAATGGCAGTGCAGTGGCGGTTAATCAGCGCGTTATCAGTCGCGGTTCATGGTCACAATTCGGTTTAAATGAAGGTGATCAAATCTCTCTCTTTCAAGCAATCGCAGGGGGCTAA
- a CDS encoding HesA/MoeB/ThiF family protein, with the protein MLSDAETIRYSRHLLLQEVGDVGQQKLKNAKVLIIGLGGLGTPAALYLAAAGIGHLVLNDFDHIEMSNLQRQISYQESDINAEKVVVTKQRLQHLNSQIRVRTIKQKMTAEQLAMELMMVDLVLDCSDNMATRQIINAACVEAKVPLIVGAAIRLEGQLMFFDHRHDDAACYHCLFPSSEEAQLNCSNSGVLGPVVGTIGTLQALEAIKHFLGLPSGIKNKLKLFDAKSLDWQTFVINKDPQCRVCGKS; encoded by the coding sequence ATGTTATCTGATGCAGAAACGATCCGTTATAGCCGCCATTTATTGTTACAGGAAGTGGGAGACGTTGGTCAGCAGAAGCTAAAAAACGCTAAGGTGTTGATTATTGGTCTGGGTGGACTAGGGACACCCGCTGCACTCTATCTCGCTGCTGCTGGGATTGGTCATTTAGTGTTAAATGATTTTGATCATATCGAAATGAGTAATTTGCAACGGCAAATAAGCTATCAAGAGAGTGATATTAATGCTGAAAAAGTGGTTGTTACTAAACAGCGATTGCAGCACTTAAATTCACAAATTCGAGTGCGCACCATTAAGCAAAAAATGACCGCAGAGCAATTAGCGATGGAGTTAATGATGGTGGATCTGGTGCTCGATTGTAGCGATAACATGGCGACAAGGCAGATCATCAACGCTGCCTGTGTAGAGGCGAAAGTACCGTTAATCGTCGGGGCTGCGATCCGCCTTGAAGGACAGTTAATGTTTTTTGACCATCGCCACGATGACGCTGCTTGTTACCATTGTCTTTTTCCCTCTAGTGAAGAAGCGCAACTCAACTGTAGTAATTCTGGTGTGTTAGGCCCCGTTGTTGGCACTATTGGCACCTTGCAAGCGCTGGAAGCGATTAAACATTTCCTTGGTTTGCCTTCTGGTATTAAAAATAAATTGAAATTATTTGATGCGAAAAGCCTCGATTGGCAAACCTTTGTGATCAATAAAGATCCTCAATGTCGCGTCTGTGGGAAAAGTTAG
- the thiE gene encoding thiamine phosphate synthase, translating into MNNIVWTIAGSDSSAGAGLQADLCTFHDLGVVGCSVISAVTAQNSTMVSLVEAVSDKMFTEQLDCLAEDMPAKVIKIGLIATIEQVKILAEKLAFYKQTWSNKPFVIYDPVAVASTGDNMVEEGINAYIKAHLLAQVDLLTPNGHELLALSGHALISGESLKPAANKLISMGCASVLIKGGHFPLFDAIALDYWCDGEREIALTSPRIQAAHTHGSGCTLSSAIAASIALDYVIEDALVIAKAYLNQGLKGAKALGKGEGSVAHLGWPRERADFPDVVLPESKIGYELDLPGTLEAGHGFASCQTLKLGLYPVLDCIEWIERVLKMGVKTLQLRIKDKQPEQVEAQVIAAIALGKKYNARLFINDYWQLAIKHGAYGVHLGQEDIDVADLVQIADAGLRLGLSTHGYYELLRAQQLKPSYIALGHIFPTQTKEMPSNPQGLTRLANYAHLLADTPTVAIGGINLERASAVWQCGVGSIAVVTAITLSDDPERVVREFNEIMQ; encoded by the coding sequence ATGAATAACATTGTTTGGACTATTGCTGGCTCCGATAGCAGCGCAGGTGCAGGGCTCCAAGCGGATCTTTGTACCTTTCACGATTTAGGGGTTGTTGGTTGTTCGGTGATCAGTGCTGTTACTGCACAAAACTCGACTATGGTGAGTTTAGTTGAAGCGGTTTCCGATAAGATGTTCACTGAACAGTTAGATTGCTTGGCGGAAGATATGCCCGCTAAAGTGATTAAAATCGGATTAATCGCAACCATCGAACAGGTCAAAATTTTAGCGGAAAAACTCGCTTTTTATAAACAGACATGGTCTAACAAGCCCTTTGTTATCTACGATCCCGTTGCTGTTGCCTCGACGGGGGATAATATGGTGGAAGAGGGGATTAACGCCTATATTAAAGCGCACTTATTAGCGCAAGTGGATCTGCTAACCCCTAATGGTCACGAGTTATTAGCGCTATCGGGGCATGCTTTGATTTCTGGAGAGTCCTTAAAACCGGCTGCCAATAAATTAATCTCGATGGGCTGTGCAAGTGTGCTTATTAAGGGCGGCCATTTTCCGCTCTTTGATGCTATCGCGCTCGATTATTGGTGTGATGGTGAACGGGAAATTGCCTTAACCAGTCCGCGTATACAGGCGGCTCACACACATGGTAGTGGTTGTACGTTATCCAGTGCCATTGCTGCATCTATCGCCTTAGATTATGTTATCGAAGATGCCTTAGTGATTGCCAAAGCCTATCTTAATCAAGGGCTGAAAGGAGCTAAGGCGCTTGGCAAAGGGGAGGGGAGCGTCGCGCATTTAGGTTGGCCAAGGGAACGCGCCGATTTCCCTGACGTGGTTTTGCCTGAGTCGAAGATAGGTTATGAGTTAGATTTACCCGGTACGCTAGAAGCGGGCCACGGTTTTGCCTCTTGTCAGACCTTAAAGCTTGGCTTGTATCCCGTCTTAGATTGCATCGAGTGGATCGAGCGCGTCTTAAAAATGGGCGTAAAAACACTACAACTGCGTATCAAAGATAAACAGCCAGAGCAGGTTGAGGCGCAGGTGATTGCCGCCATTGCGCTGGGGAAAAAATATAATGCCCGCCTATTTATTAATGATTATTGGCAACTCGCCATTAAGCATGGTGCCTATGGGGTACACCTTGGTCAGGAAGATATCGACGTTGCTGATTTAGTGCAAATAGCCGATGCAGGTTTGCGTTTAGGGCTGAGTACGCATGGATATTATGAGTTGTTGCGAGCGCAGCAATTAAAGCCAAGTTATATTGCGCTCGGCCATATCTTTCCCACACAAACCAAAGAGATGCCCTCTAATCCACAGGGACTAACTCGGTTAGCGAACTATGCCCATTTGCTTGCAGATACGCCTACCGTTGCCATTGGTGGCATTAATCTGGAGCGAGCGAGCGCGGTCTGGCAGTGTGGCGTTGGCAGTATCGCGGTAGTGACTGCCATTACGTTAAGTGATGATCCCGAGCGAGTGGTCAGGGAATTTAATGAAATTATGCAATAA
- the thiC gene encoding phosphomethylpyrimidine synthase ThiC — MSNTVNSNLKTSSRNNLSRRESRQAAQDYIHNLNNESYPNSEKIYIDGKIHPIKVAMRQILQADTFVGGSEEQPIYEKNEAIPVYDASGPYTDPNTVIDVHKGLAKLRKSWIEARDDVEELDSLSSTFAQTRLADESLDELRFANLPKPLRAKKGKCVTQMHYARQGIITPEMEYIAIRENQGRDRVKCEALHFQHPGYSFGANLQEAITPEFVRQEVAEGRAIIPANINHPELEPMIIGRNFLVKVNSNIGNSSVTSSIEEEVEKLVWSTLWGGDTVMDLSTGRNIHETREWIMRNAPVPIGTVPIYQALEKVNGIAENLTWEVFRDTLIEQAEQGVDYFTIHAGLLLRFVPMTAKRVTGIVSRGGSIMAKWCLSHHKENFAYQHFREICEICQQYDVALSLGDGLRPGSIADANDQAQFSELEILGELTKVAWQYDVQVMIEGPGHVPMQMIKENMDKQLKDCFAAPFYTLGPLTTDIAPGYDHITSAIGAAQIGWYGCAMLCYVTPKEHLGLPNKDDVKVGLVTYKLAAHAADLAKGHPGAQIRDNALSKARFEFRWQDQFNLSLDPVTSQEYHDQTLPKESGKVAHFCSMCGPKFCSMKITQDVRDFSKKLDDGEISIQLLDQTVTVSAQQGMTEKAKEFADSGAEIYQIRFNE, encoded by the coding sequence ATGTCAAACACCGTAAATTCAAATCTAAAAACGTCTAGTCGTAACAACTTATCTCGTCGAGAATCTCGTCAAGCCGCACAGGATTATATTCATAATTTAAATAATGAATCCTATCCAAATTCAGAGAAAATCTATATTGATGGAAAAATCCATCCTATTAAAGTGGCGATGCGACAAATTCTGCAAGCGGATACCTTCGTAGGGGGAAGTGAAGAACAGCCCATTTATGAAAAAAACGAAGCGATTCCCGTTTATGATGCCTCTGGCCCCTATACCGATCCAAACACGGTTATTGATGTTCATAAAGGTCTTGCTAAGTTACGAAAAAGTTGGATTGAAGCACGTGATGATGTTGAAGAACTCGACTCTTTAAGCTCAACATTCGCACAAACGCGCTTAGCCGATGAAAGTTTAGATGAGCTGCGTTTTGCAAACTTGCCAAAACCATTGCGTGCGAAAAAAGGTAAATGTGTTACCCAAATGCATTATGCGCGTCAGGGCATTATAACCCCTGAAATGGAGTATATTGCCATTCGTGAAAATCAAGGACGCGATCGCGTGAAATGTGAGGCGTTACATTTCCAGCATCCTGGATACAGCTTTGGTGCAAATCTACAGGAGGCGATCACCCCTGAATTTGTGCGTCAGGAGGTTGCGGAAGGGCGCGCCATTATTCCTGCCAACATTAACCATCCAGAGTTAGAGCCGATGATTATCGGTCGTAACTTCCTCGTAAAAGTGAATTCCAACATTGGTAACTCATCGGTCACTTCATCCATTGAAGAGGAAGTGGAAAAATTGGTTTGGTCAACGCTTTGGGGCGGTGATACGGTGATGGATTTATCAACGGGGCGTAATATTCATGAAACCCGAGAGTGGATCATGCGTAATGCGCCAGTACCAATTGGTACTGTGCCCATTTATCAAGCGTTGGAAAAGGTCAATGGCATTGCTGAAAACCTCACTTGGGAAGTGTTTCGTGACACCTTAATCGAACAGGCCGAACAGGGGGTTGATTACTTTACCATTCATGCTGGTCTGTTATTACGCTTTGTACCGATGACGGCAAAACGGGTGACTGGGATAGTATCTCGCGGAGGTTCGATCATGGCTAAATGGTGTTTATCGCACCATAAAGAGAATTTTGCCTACCAACATTTCCGTGAAATTTGTGAAATATGCCAGCAATATGACGTGGCACTCTCCCTCGGGGATGGCTTACGTCCCGGATCGATTGCTGATGCCAACGATCAGGCGCAGTTCTCTGAGCTAGAAATATTAGGTGAACTCACCAAAGTGGCGTGGCAATACGATGTTCAGGTGATGATTGAAGGCCCCGGTCATGTCCCCATGCAGATGATCAAAGAGAACATGGATAAACAGCTTAAAGATTGTTTTGCAGCACCATTTTATACGTTAGGGCCATTAACCACGGATATTGCACCGGGATACGATCACATTACATCGGCTATCGGTGCGGCGCAAATTGGTTGGTATGGCTGTGCCATGCTCTGTTATGTCACCCCTAAAGAGCATTTAGGATTACCCAATAAAGATGATGTTAAAGTGGGGCTAGTGACCTATAAATTAGCTGCCCATGCAGCGGATTTAGCGAAGGGGCATCCGGGCGCACAAATTCGTGATAATGCCTTGTCTAAGGCGCGTTTTGAATTCCGCTGGCAGGATCAGTTTAATCTCAGCTTAGATCCTGTTACTTCTCAGGAATACCATGATCAGACATTGCCGAAGGAGTCCGGCAAAGTGGCGCACTTTTGCTCCATGTGTGGGCCAAAATTCTGCTCCATGAAGATAACCCAAGATGTGCGCGATTTTAGCAAAAAGCTAGATGATGGTGAGATCTCCATTCAATTACTTGATCAAACGGTTACCGTTTCAGCGCAACAGGGCATGACAGAAAAAGCCAAGGAGTTTGCTGACTCAGGGGCTGAAATATATCAGATAAGGTTTAATGAGTAA
- a CDS encoding MarR family transcriptional regulator encodes MKTITEKLNHAFIEFYEKLSAWEANTVKDNGLTLTLVHAVEILGIFGAMPMKTLASKVGVTTGTLTVQVDKLVAADLVRRVAHESDRRSILVELSDQGHNLFLQHDQLHQKLTEELTADFTEEEIAQLMNLLTRINNKF; translated from the coding sequence ATGAAAACAATAACCGAAAAATTGAATCACGCTTTTATCGAGTTTTATGAAAAGCTCTCTGCTTGGGAGGCGAATACGGTAAAAGATAATGGTCTCACTTTAACCTTGGTACATGCCGTGGAAATATTAGGGATCTTCGGTGCCATGCCAATGAAAACTTTGGCGAGTAAAGTAGGGGTGACGACGGGAACATTAACGGTGCAAGTGGATAAGCTCGTCGCTGCTGATTTAGTGCGACGCGTTGCCCATGAGAGCGATCGCCGCTCGATCCTAGTCGAACTTAGTGATCAGGGGCATAATCTATTTTTGCAACATGATCAGTTACATCAGAAACTTACTGAAGAGTTAACAGCTGATTTTACGGAAGAAGAGATAGCGCAGTTGATGAATTTATTAACGCGTATTAATAATAAATTTTAA
- the dmeF gene encoding CDF family Co(II)/Ni(II) efflux transporter DmeF, translating into MTKLTAAHRKWQQQHNFSASNNRGERNTWYVFYLTVITMVAEIIAGSIYGSMALLADGWHMGTHAAAFLITLFAYAYARNHNNNPQFSFGTGKVSVLGGFTSAIALGLVALIMAVESAVRLFNPEQIHFQEAIWVAVIGLIVNVVSVFLLKDDHAHGHTHTHHSHADSHHAHHHHGQDHNLRAAYFHVMADALTSVLAIAALLMGKYFALNSLDPLMGIVGALIITRWSWGLLKQTAPILLDKSIEPEYQRAIIKVIEEHHDHEVADIHIWSVSADHYAAVISIVSHRPFTTQYYQELLNQFERLSHLTIEVNQCTQDECLQEMK; encoded by the coding sequence ATGACGAAGCTAACAGCGGCTCACCGTAAATGGCAGCAGCAACATAATTTTTCAGCGAGCAATAATAGAGGGGAACGTAACACCTGGTATGTGTTCTACTTGACCGTTATTACGATGGTGGCAGAAATTATCGCTGGGAGCATTTACGGTTCAATGGCTCTGTTGGCCGATGGTTGGCATATGGGCACGCATGCCGCTGCATTTTTAATTACTTTGTTTGCCTATGCCTATGCGCGTAATCATAATAATAACCCACAATTCTCCTTTGGTACGGGTAAGGTGAGTGTACTTGGTGGGTTTACCAGTGCGATTGCATTAGGTTTAGTTGCTTTGATTATGGCGGTTGAATCGGCTGTACGACTTTTTAACCCCGAACAAATACATTTCCAAGAAGCTATTTGGGTCGCTGTTATTGGCTTGATAGTCAATGTCGTTAGTGTGTTTTTATTAAAGGATGATCATGCACATGGTCATACTCACACGCACCATTCACATGCAGATAGCCATCATGCTCATCACCATCATGGACAGGATCATAATTTACGCGCGGCTTATTTTCATGTCATGGCGGATGCGTTAACCTCTGTATTAGCGATTGCTGCATTATTGATGGGTAAATACTTTGCTTTAAATAGTTTAGATCCACTGATGGGAATCGTTGGCGCATTAATTATTACCCGTTGGTCATGGGGACTTTTAAAGCAGACAGCGCCGATACTATTGGATAAAAGCATTGAACCTGAGTATCAACGTGCCATTATTAAGGTAATAGAAGAGCATCATGACCATGAAGTTGCTGATATTCATATTTGGTCTGTGAGTGCTGACCACTATGCTGCGGTTATATCCATCGTATCGCACCGACCATTTACTACACAATATTATCAAGAACTACTCAATCAATTTGAGCGCTTGAGTCATCTCACAATTGAAGTGAACCAATGTACTCAAGATGAATGTTTACAAGAGATGAAATAG
- a CDS encoding DUF134 domain-containing protein — protein sequence MGRHKIPRNICGTPADSCFKPNGIPISQLQQLHLALDEFEALRLVDLEGLQQQEAAIVMGISRQTLANLVKKARAKVVDCLVNGKALIMHPHDDKE from the coding sequence ATGGGTCGTCATAAGATCCCACGCAATATTTGTGGAACCCCAGCCGATAGTTGTTTTAAACCAAACGGCATCCCGATAAGTCAATTACAGCAGCTACACCTAGCACTAGATGAATTTGAGGCATTACGCTTAGTTGATTTAGAGGGATTACAACAACAAGAAGCCGCCATTGTGATGGGTATATCACGACAAACTCTCGCTAATTTAGTGAAAAAAGCACGAGCTAAAGTAGTCGACTGTTTAGTCAATGGCAAAGCATTAATCATGCATCCCCATGATGACAAAGAATAA
- a CDS encoding NifB/NifX family molybdenum-iron cluster-binding protein: MKTAIPMKDDRIASHFTKADHFIFLDKNGSIQTTKKNPAFGADCCGKSALHKLLTTEQTQRVIVRNIGQRSLAKLLQAGIQVLQAESGHFDSDIFNTNGLIELIDAQQGREPLTHRAKKTNCCGDSQEPKHHHGKCCHRKHKNGPKSAIKNSCCH, translated from the coding sequence ATGAAAACAGCCATTCCAATGAAAGATGATCGTATTGCTAGCCATTTTACCAAAGCTGACCATTTTATTTTCTTAGACAAAAATGGTTCAATCCAAACAACCAAGAAAAATCCAGCCTTCGGCGCAGATTGCTGCGGTAAAAGTGCGCTACACAAACTACTTACAACAGAGCAAACGCAACGCGTCATCGTTCGCAACATTGGCCAACGCAGTTTGGCTAAACTGTTACAAGCGGGAATACAAGTATTACAAGCTGAAAGTGGCCATTTTGATAGCGATATATTCAATACAAACGGCTTAATAGAACTGATCGATGCACAACAGGGAAGAGAGCCCCTCACACACAGAGCTAAAAAAACCAATTGTTGCGGCGATTCACAAGAGCCTAAGCATCATCACGGAAAGTGTTGCCATAGAAAGCATAAAAATGGCCCTAAATCGGCCATCAAAAATAGCTGCTGCCATTAA
- the nqrM gene encoding (Na+)-NQR maturation NqrM → MELIITFVIFLLVILAMAIGVIFNRQQLQGSCGGLATLQIERSCDCETSCEQHRLYQIQEPN, encoded by the coding sequence ATGGAATTAATTATTACATTCGTTATTTTTTTATTGGTTATTTTAGCCATGGCCATTGGTGTTATATTTAACCGTCAGCAGTTACAAGGGAGTTGTGGTGGATTAGCTACTTTACAAATAGAGCGAAGTTGTGATTGTGAAACTAGCTGTGAACAACATCGCTTATATCAAATCCAAGAACCTAATTAA
- a CDS encoding hotdog domain-containing protein, translating into MSKSKNRLLKMLQSHYPNLKNDDLMPINKNASHKHCMLCGLQNPLGLKLAFFYTADQKVWSHAMGEFHHQGYTGILHGGFLAALLDAAMCQAIFNQGIEAVTAEIKIRYLHEVPANSQVLISAKVLPSRHPLYNVEAQLYVQNKLMVKSSARFMDKLFAKPKHE; encoded by the coding sequence GTGAGTAAATCAAAAAATAGATTATTGAAAATGCTCCAATCACATTATCCGAATTTAAAAAACGATGATTTAATGCCTATTAATAAAAACGCAAGCCATAAACATTGTATGTTGTGTGGTTTACAGAACCCGCTCGGTCTTAAGCTAGCGTTTTTCTACACCGCAGATCAAAAGGTATGGTCACATGCAATGGGTGAGTTTCACCACCAAGGTTACACCGGTATATTGCATGGGGGATTTCTAGCCGCATTGCTTGATGCCGCTATGTGCCAAGCTATTTTCAATCAAGGTATAGAAGCAGTCACCGCAGAGATAAAGATTCGATATTTACATGAAGTACCTGCCAATAGTCAGGTTTTAATTAGCGCTAAAGTATTACCATCACGCCACCCCCTCTATAATGTTGAGGCACAACTTTATGTTCAAAACAAATTAATGGTCAAAAGTAGTGCACGTTTTATGGACAAATTATTTGCGAAGCCTAAACATGAGTAA
- a CDS encoding MBL fold metallo-hydrolase: MSKADIRLTILADNIAQSGFIAEHGFALLIESNKQRFLFDTGQGEALFENANRLNIVLTDLDGIILSHGHFDHGGNIKKLLHDNPNTTLYLHPDCLQIRYSIHPNKAVRVISLTEETLAAIEQFPAEQKVFNKSITQITEQLFISGEIPRIHNENGKKTPFYLDPFKQTLDKLLDDQSLWIETTTEVIVISGCCHAGVINTLTHIQQNNHQKKTTTLLGGLHLHNADKNKLDNTINYLHETNISKLYLAHCTGVESSQYLKSQFNGTVKSCYAGLTLSIQ; the protein is encoded by the coding sequence ATGAGTAAAGCAGACATTAGACTAACCATCTTAGCGGATAATATCGCGCAGTCAGGATTTATAGCCGAACATGGCTTTGCACTCTTAATTGAAAGTAACAAGCAGCGTTTTCTGTTTGATACTGGGCAAGGAGAAGCTCTTTTTGAAAACGCTAATAGATTAAATATTGTATTAACGGATCTCGATGGCATTATTCTCAGCCACGGTCATTTTGATCATGGTGGTAATATTAAAAAATTATTACATGACAATCCCAATACCACCTTATATTTACACCCTGATTGTTTACAAATACGCTATTCGATACATCCTAACAAAGCAGTTCGCGTCATTTCATTAACAGAGGAAACTCTCGCAGCTATCGAGCAATTTCCCGCTGAGCAAAAAGTCTTTAATAAATCCATTACACAAATAACTGAGCAACTTTTTATTAGTGGTGAAATACCGCGTATCCATAATGAGAATGGAAAAAAGACGCCATTTTATTTAGATCCATTTAAACAGACGCTGGATAAACTGCTTGATGATCAAAGCCTATGGATTGAGACTACAACAGAAGTCATTGTCATATCTGGCTGCTGCCATGCAGGTGTGATTAATACCTTAACGCATATACAACAGAATAATCATCAGAAAAAAACGACAACGCTATTGGGTGGATTACACCTACACAATGCGGACAAAAACAAACTAGATAACACCATTAATTACTTGCACGAAACAAACATATCTAAACTTTATCTCGCACATTGCACAGGAGTAGAGTCTAGCCAATATTTAAAAAGTCAATTTAATGGTACGGTGAAAAGTTGTTATGCAGGTTTAACATTATCTATTCAATAA
- the fusA gene encoding elongation factor G, with the protein MTDLTKYRNIGIFAHVDAGKTTTTERILKLTGTIHKTGEVHDGESTTDFMEQEAERGITIQSAAVSCFWNNHRLNVIDTPGHVDFTVEVYRSLKVLDGGIGVFCGSGGVEPQSETNWRYANDSEVARIIFVNKLDRMGADFFRVVKQTETVLAANPLVMVLPIGIEDEFCGVVDLLTRKAHIWDETGLPENFEIKDVPADMVDMVEEYREKLIETAVEQDDDLMEAYLEEGVEPSLEEIKRCIRKGTRTMEFFPTYCGSAFKNKGIQLVLDAVVDYLPNPMEVDPQPLTDEEGAPTGRVATVSADETLKALAFKIMDDRFGALTFVRIYSGKLKKGDTIMNAATGKTERVGRMVEMQADDRKELTSAQAGDIIAIVGMKTNVQTGHTLCDPKDPIILEAMVFPEPVISISVKPKDKGSTEKMGIAIGKMVAEDPTFRVETDIDSGETILSGMGELHLDIKVDILKRTYGVDLIVGEPQVAYRETITQAVEDSYTHKKQSGGSGQFGKIDYRIRPGEPGSGFVFKSTVVGGNVPKEFFPAIEKGFEGMMATGVLAGFPVLDVEIELYDGGFHAVDSSAVAFELAARGAFRQSIPKAGAQLLEPIMAVDVFTPDDHVGDVIGDLNRRRGMISGQEAGATGVRIKADVPLSEMFGYIGSLRTMTSGRGQFSMEFKHYMPCPNSVAEGVIEKVKAEKAAAAKK; encoded by the coding sequence ATGACAGATTTAACAAAATACAGAAATATTGGTATTTTCGCGCACGTTGATGCGGGTAAAACCACTACAACAGAGCGTATCCTAAAACTTACTGGTACTATCCATAAAACTGGTGAAGTTCATGATGGCGAATCTACTACTGACTTCATGGAACAAGAAGCTGAGCGCGGTATTACTATCCAATCGGCAGCGGTAAGTTGTTTCTGGAACAACCACCGTTTAAACGTTATCGATACTCCTGGACACGTTGACTTTACAGTAGAAGTTTACCGTTCACTTAAAGTATTAGATGGTGGTATCGGTGTATTCTGTGGTAGCGGTGGTGTTGAACCTCAATCAGAGACTAACTGGCGTTATGCGAATGACTCAGAAGTAGCACGTATTATCTTCGTAAATAAATTAGACCGTATGGGTGCTGATTTCTTCCGTGTTGTTAAGCAAACTGAAACAGTGCTTGCTGCTAACCCATTAGTAATGGTGTTACCAATCGGTATCGAAGATGAATTCTGTGGTGTTGTTGACCTACTTACGCGTAAAGCACACATCTGGGATGAGACAGGTCTTCCTGAAAACTTTGAAATTAAAGATGTGCCTGCTGATATGGTTGACATGGTTGAAGAATACCGTGAAAAACTAATCGAAACTGCCGTAGAGCAAGACGATGACCTAATGGAAGCGTACCTAGAAGAGGGTGTTGAGCCTTCTCTAGAAGAGATCAAACGTTGTATCCGTAAAGGTACACGTACAATGGAATTCTTCCCAACTTACTGTGGTTCTGCGTTTAAAAACAAAGGTATTCAACTTGTTCTTGATGCTGTTGTTGATTACTTACCAAACCCAATGGAAGTTGATCCACAACCGCTTACCGATGAAGAAGGTGCACCAACAGGTCGTGTTGCAACAGTATCTGCTGACGAAACACTGAAAGCTCTAGCATTCAAAATCATGGATGACCGTTTTGGCGCATTGACTTTCGTACGTATCTACTCAGGTAAACTGAAGAAAGGCGATACCATCATGAACGCAGCAACAGGTAAAACTGAGCGTGTTGGTCGTATGGTTGAAATGCAAGCGGATGATCGTAAAGAATTAACTTCAGCACAAGCGGGCGACATTATCGCTATCGTTGGTATGAAGACAAATGTTCAAACAGGTCACACACTATGTGATCCAAAAGATCCAATCATTCTAGAAGCAATGGTATTCCCTGAGCCAGTTATCTCAATTTCTGTTAAACCTAAAGATAAAGGTTCAACTGAGAAAATGGGTATTGCTATCGGTAAAATGGTTGCTGAAGATCCAACATTCCGTGTTGAAACTGATATTGATTCAGGCGAAACGATTCTTTCTGGTATGGGTGAGCTTCACTTAGATATCAAAGTAGATATCTTAAAACGTACTTACGGTGTTGATTTAATCGTAGGTGAGCCTCAGGTTGCTTACCGTGAAACTATCACACAAGCTGTTGAAGACTCATACACGCACAAGAAACAATCTGGTGGTTCTGGTCAATTCGGTAAAATCGATTACCGTATTAGACCTGGAGAGCCTGGTTCTGGTTTTGTATTCAAATCAACAGTTGTTGGCGGTAACGTACCAAAAGAGTTCTTCCCTGCGATCGAGAAAGGTTTCGAAGGCATGATGGCAACGGGTGTACTAGCTGGTTTCCCTGTATTAGATGTTGAAATTGAACTTTACGATGGTGGTTTCCACGCCGTGGATTCATCTGCAGTTGCGTTTGAATTAGCTGCACGTGGCGCATTCCGTCAGTCTATCCCTAAAGCGGGTGCACAACTTCTAGAGCCAATCATGGCGGTAGACGTATTTACGCCTGATGATCACGTTGGTGACGTTATCGGTGACCTTAACCGTCGTCGTGGTATGATCTCTGGTCAAGAAGCGGGTGCAACAGGTGTGCGTATTAAAGCAGACGTGCCACTTTCAGAAATGTTTGGTTACATTGGGTCACTACGTACGATGACTTCAGGCCGTGGTCAGTTCTCTATGGAGTTCAAACACTACATGCCTTGTCCTAACAGCGTTGCTGAAGGCGTAATTGAAAAAGTTAAAGCAGAGAAAGCGGCTGCAGCTAAGAAATAA